The Bacteroidales bacterium genome includes a region encoding these proteins:
- a CDS encoding TolC family protein has protein sequence MKRFYLLFALTVFSLFVSAQSLEECRSLAKEHYPEISQYDLISKTEEYNLSNATRAWIPQVMLSGQATYQSATPTYPDAFKKIMQSNGMNMVGIDKDQYKIAIDVTQSIWDGGQSKANRAIAEAEAKEQRSRVDVSLYDLQSRVDNIYFGILLLDERIEQTNALIDLLESNLNRIRSYYNNGIAMLSDVDAIEAELLSAKQTLTQVEASRASYRQMLEIFIGQPLKDKILKRPNMCEVTNRTSLRPELSLFDAQQNKFKAQSKAINSSVMPQFSAFAQGYYGYPGMDMFKSMVSDDWSLNAIVGVRMMWNIGAFYTKKNNIEKLNIAQKQIDVQRNVFLFNTQLQTTQYDGEIARLNKAIKDDDRIVELRTRVRKAAESQLENGVIDATDLLRKITDETTAILNRSTHEIELLQAIYKLKNTLNQ, from the coding sequence ATGAAGCGTTTTTATCTATTATTTGCACTGACTGTTTTTTCATTGTTTGTTTCTGCCCAATCTTTAGAAGAGTGCAGATCTCTTGCTAAGGAACACTACCCTGAGATAAGTCAGTATGATTTGATTAGCAAAACGGAGGAGTACAATTTATCTAATGCTACAAGGGCTTGGATTCCTCAGGTTATGTTGTCGGGGCAGGCTACTTATCAGTCGGCTACTCCTACTTATCCTGATGCTTTTAAGAAGATTATGCAGAGCAACGGTATGAATATGGTTGGTATTGATAAGGACCAATATAAAATTGCTATTGATGTTACTCAAAGTATTTGGGATGGTGGTCAATCAAAAGCAAATAGGGCAATTGCAGAAGCTGAGGCTAAGGAGCAACGTAGCAGGGTTGATGTGTCGTTGTATGATTTGCAATCGAGAGTTGATAATATTTATTTTGGTATTTTACTCCTTGATGAGCGTATAGAGCAGACTAATGCTTTGATTGATTTGTTAGAGAGCAACCTAAACAGGATACGTTCTTACTATAATAATGGCATTGCAATGCTGAGTGATGTTGACGCTATTGAGGCTGAATTGCTTTCGGCTAAACAGACTCTTACTCAGGTTGAGGCATCGAGAGCAAGTTATCGCCAAATGTTGGAGATATTTATTGGACAACCTTTGAAAGACAAAATATTGAAACGCCCCAATATGTGCGAGGTTACTAATCGTACTTCTCTTCGCCCTGAACTCTCTCTCTTTGATGCTCAACAGAATAAATTCAAGGCACAAAGCAAGGCTATTAATTCGTCTGTTATGCCTCAATTTAGCGCTTTTGCTCAAGGGTATTATGGTTACCCCGGTATGGATATGTTCAAGAGTATGGTTTCAGATGATTGGAGTTTAAATGCTATTGTTGGTGTGCGTATGATGTGGAATATTGGAGCATTTTATACTAAGAAGAATAATATAGAGAAACTGAATATTGCTCAAAAGCAAATTGATGTTCAACGCAATGTTTTTTTGTTTAATACTCAATTGCAAACTACCCAATATGATGGAGAGATTGCCCGTTTAAACAAAGCGATTAAAGATGATGACAGAATTGTTGAACTTAGAACGAGAGTGCGTAAGGCTGCGGAATCGCAACTTGAAAATGGAGTTATTGATGCTACTGATTTGCTTCGTAAGATTACCGATGAGACTACTGCTATTTTAAATAGAAGCACTCACGAGATTGAACTTTTACAGGCTATATATAAACTTAAAAATACTTTAAACCAATAG
- a CDS encoding helix-turn-helix transcriptional regulator → MDIFESPDNEIYFALFLCTQGSCEMVVNDRLCCLKAGDAIIKSPLIQIKVKHKSEDFNIVTIFKDEIDVLAPIAEVNIEVVQEFLQQNKFYLTCTPKEQEDFLYRKSLIDGYKEELLTLSQSSKQHTVVQNIIALLEQTTILEYARIFLRQQDFETVKNEKERSIMIKFVFYLFQNYKNHREVSFYADALNFSPNHFTRIIKKASGRTPSQWIALVTINQAKKLLRQNNTTIKDVSCELNFPEQFTFRKYFKLYTGISPKEYKKMNT, encoded by the coding sequence ATGGATATATTTGAAAGCCCCGATAATGAAATATATTTCGCACTCTTCCTATGTACACAAGGAAGTTGCGAAATGGTAGTAAATGACCGACTATGTTGTTTAAAAGCGGGAGATGCCATTATAAAATCACCGTTAATACAGATAAAGGTAAAACATAAGTCGGAAGACTTTAATATCGTAACCATATTCAAAGATGAGATAGATGTACTCGCTCCTATTGCTGAGGTAAACATAGAAGTAGTACAAGAGTTCCTGCAACAAAACAAATTTTATTTAACTTGTACCCCAAAAGAGCAAGAAGATTTTCTATATCGCAAAAGTTTGATTGATGGTTACAAAGAGGAGTTGTTAACCCTCAGTCAATCATCAAAGCAACACACAGTAGTGCAAAATATAATAGCACTATTAGAGCAAACCACAATATTAGAGTACGCAAGAATATTTCTTCGTCAACAAGATTTTGAAACAGTCAAGAATGAAAAAGAGCGGAGTATAATGATAAAATTTGTATTCTATCTATTTCAAAATTATAAAAATCACAGAGAGGTAAGTTTCTATGCCGATGCGCTAAACTTCTCCCCAAATCATTTTACCCGAATAATAAAAAAAGCATCTGGACGTACCCCTTCGCAATGGATAGCGCTTGTAACAATAAATCAGGCAAAAAAATTATTACGTCAAAATAATACAACTATCAAAGACGTATCGTGCGAACTAAACTTCCCTGAGCAATTCACCTTCCGAAAATATTTTAAACTATATACAGGAATCTCCCCAAAAGAGTATAAAAAGATGAATACATAG
- a CDS encoding transporter substrate-binding domain-containing protein: MKRVIKGNIILYFALLAVVIMAMIVIKTHIINHKPAERDYQEIANDTLRFVTNIYHDDLIEGINLVNFEVAELIGEESGLAYKIDTINSLTESIRLLNNNKYDVIARPIFATTANKERLLFTKTIDRNENSLVVVQRKDGGIKTNLDLVQKSVSIIDDESIKMIINNIAYEIGDSIKIDVRENCSAEQLIVMVADSTIDYAVCGYMIAKRMKEFLPQLNIDTKISIPIPQAWGVRHSSANLKDSLDVWLERVKNGEKYKRLMNKYGF; this comes from the coding sequence ATGAAAAGAGTTATTAAAGGAAATATAATATTATACTTTGCTCTACTTGCTGTTGTTATTATGGCTATGATTGTTATTAAAACGCATATCATTAACCATAAACCCGCAGAACGTGATTATCAAGAGATAGCAAACGACACCCTCCGTTTTGTAACAAATATTTATCACGATGATTTAATTGAAGGGATAAATCTTGTTAACTTTGAGGTTGCCGAACTTATTGGAGAAGAGAGCGGACTTGCATACAAAATTGACACTATTAATAGTTTAACTGAGAGTATAAGACTTTTAAACAATAACAAGTATGACGTTATTGCACGTCCAATATTTGCAACAACAGCCAACAAAGAGCGACTATTATTTACTAAGACAATTGACAGAAACGAAAATAGTTTAGTAGTTGTTCAACGCAAAGATGGTGGTATTAAGACCAACCTTGATTTAGTTCAAAAGAGTGTAAGTATTATTGATGATGAAAGTATTAAGATGATTATAAACAATATTGCTTACGAAATCGGAGATTCTATTAAAATAGATGTAAGAGAAAATTGTAGCGCAGAACAACTTATTGTTATGGTTGCAGACTCAACAATAGACTACGCAGTGTGTGGTTATATGATTGCTAAACGTATGAAAGAGTTTCTCCCTCAACTTAACATAGATACAAAGATAAGTATTCCAATACCACAGGCATGGGGCGTAAGGCACTCCTCCGCTAATCTAAAAGATAGTTTGGATGTGTGGTTAGAAAGAGTAAAAAACGGAGAGAAATATAAAAGATTAATGAACAAATATGGATTTTAA
- a CDS encoding putative porin, with translation MKHFLSVILLLALSMVSLYAQKKEKIGEPYAWRLSETLGTRYRVPIDTLHLNFFQTDQPYSWDDGSTGAGYLGGPSMSRIIFNRKETEQFMFKTPFMRNIVTPQTYTFYNTRIPMSLLSYMSGASKENRNDDLKATFSANVNKNLGFEGNAQYLYNKGFYARQRTKNFNWQLAGNYICDKYQLDVMFNAYSLVMQENGGIADDAFILRPDEVNNGRGGVDEKDIPVNLNGALTRLKGKNVYATHRYNLGNYKTKIIDDTLKVEEYVPIMSFIHTFDFEDNQRSFTDRNADDNKNYFKNSYIDDSVTNDTTSYWKLSNTLGVSLSDSFTKKAKMEISAFATYEVRRFKLMPTPSPQSANTKPQLPMLPDESYPYAVEQNMFSVTDNIVWVGGEISKRKGAIFTYDVKGKWGLTGSELGSMDIYGDIQSKFKFLKDSLTIKAYGFFKNMEPTFYTKRYNSNHFVWNNDFGKIRKFRVGGEVMIPGWGTYLNVGFENIQNHVYFNKENLPTQESGNIQLFTATLKQKLKFSIVHLDLEAIYQMSSKQSVIPVPALSAYGNLYVLFKIAKVLETQIGVDCRYNTLYYSEIYNPATATFRVQDEYKVGNYPFMNVYANMKLKMVRFYVMYAHFNKGLFGGNNYMNMPHYPMNPASFQFGVSVDFAN, from the coding sequence ATGAAACATTTTTTGAGTGTAATATTACTGTTAGCTCTAAGTATGGTCTCTCTTTATGCTCAAAAAAAAGAGAAGATTGGAGAACCATACGCTTGGCGTTTATCAGAGACTTTAGGTACCCGATACAGAGTGCCTATTGACACTCTTCATCTTAACTTCTTTCAAACCGACCAACCATACTCTTGGGATGATGGCTCTACTGGTGCTGGATATTTAGGCGGTCCTTCAATGTCGAGGATTATTTTCAACAGAAAAGAGACGGAGCAATTTATGTTTAAAACTCCTTTTATGCGTAATATCGTTACTCCTCAAACTTATACTTTCTACAATACTCGTATTCCTATGTCTCTGCTTTCGTATATGAGCGGAGCAAGTAAAGAGAATAGAAACGATGATTTAAAGGCTACCTTTTCGGCTAACGTCAATAAAAATCTTGGATTTGAGGGTAATGCTCAATATCTATATAATAAAGGTTTTTATGCCCGACAACGTACTAAAAACTTTAATTGGCAATTGGCAGGTAACTATATTTGCGATAAATATCAGTTAGATGTTATGTTTAATGCTTATAGTTTAGTTATGCAGGAGAATGGCGGTATTGCTGATGATGCTTTTATTCTTCGCCCCGATGAAGTTAATAATGGAAGAGGTGGTGTTGATGAAAAGGATATTCCCGTAAACCTTAATGGTGCTCTTACTCGACTTAAAGGCAAGAACGTTTATGCTACTCACAGATATAATCTGGGTAATTACAAAACCAAAATTATTGATGATACTCTAAAGGTTGAGGAGTATGTCCCTATTATGAGTTTTATTCACACCTTTGATTTTGAAGATAATCAACGTAGTTTTACCGATAGGAATGCTGATGATAACAAAAACTATTTCAAAAACTCATATATTGATGATAGTGTAACAAACGATACTACGTCGTATTGGAAACTTAGTAACACTCTTGGAGTTTCGCTTTCTGACTCTTTTACAAAGAAGGCAAAGATGGAGATTTCGGCTTTTGCTACTTATGAGGTGCGTAGATTTAAACTTATGCCTACTCCCTCGCCCCAATCGGCAAATACCAAACCACAATTACCTATGCTTCCTGATGAATCGTATCCTTATGCAGTGGAACAAAATATGTTCTCGGTTACTGATAATATTGTTTGGGTAGGAGGAGAAATTTCGAAACGCAAAGGTGCTATTTTCACTTACGATGTTAAAGGCAAATGGGGTTTGACAGGGTCGGAACTTGGTTCAATGGATATTTATGGTGATATTCAATCGAAATTTAAGTTCTTAAAGGATTCACTAACAATTAAAGCATACGGATTTTTCAAAAATATGGAACCTACATTCTATACAAAACGATACAACTCAAATCACTTTGTATGGAATAACGATTTCGGTAAAATACGTAAATTCAGAGTTGGAGGCGAAGTTATGATTCCCGGCTGGGGAACATACCTAAATGTTGGATTTGAAAATATTCAAAACCACGTATATTTTAATAAAGAGAATTTGCCCACGCAAGAGAGTGGAAACATTCAACTATTTACGGCAACTCTTAAACAGAAACTTAAATTTAGCATTGTTCATCTTGATCTTGAGGCAATTTACCAAATGTCGAGCAAACAGAGTGTGATACCTGTTCCTGCTCTATCAGCATACGGCAACCTATATGTACTATTTAAAATAGCAAAAGTGTTAGAGACTCAAATTGGTGTTGATTGCCGATATAATACTCTTTATTACAGCGAAATATACAACCCTGCAACTGCTACTTTTAGAGTTCAGGATGAATACAAAGTGGGCAACTACCCTTTTATGAATGTATATGCCAATATGAAACTAAAAATGGTGCGTTTCTATGTTATGTATGCTCACTTTAATAAAGGATTATTTGGAGGCAACAACTATATGAATATGCCACATTATCCAATGAATCCCGCATCGTTTCAGTTTGGCGTAAGCGTTGATTTTGCAAACTAA
- a CDS encoding DUF308 domain-containing protein — MDISVIHFWGKTKFWWVFMLVGILFIPFGLWIVFSPAIGYEVVAMLLGWALVAYGIVQLLISSDTKRNKHSWGWWLAGGIIDIFLGFLLLGNIVLSELLLPFFFAFVFLFKGVNNIVSSISMRNVYSSWWLYLLNGVLMIFISFMFFYTPYMSSFTVLFLSALAFIYWGLSLITFSFDLKPIKNIESD; from the coding sequence ATGGACATTTCAGTAATACATTTTTGGGGTAAGACCAAATTCTGGTGGGTATTTATGTTAGTCGGAATTTTATTCATTCCATTTGGGTTATGGATAGTATTTTCTCCAGCAATAGGATACGAAGTAGTAGCGATGTTACTTGGATGGGCATTAGTTGCTTATGGAATAGTTCAATTGTTGATATCATCAGATACAAAGCGGAACAAACATAGTTGGGGGTGGTGGTTAGCAGGAGGAATAATAGATATCTTTTTAGGCTTCCTGTTATTAGGAAACATTGTGTTAAGCGAGTTATTATTACCCTTCTTCTTTGCTTTTGTATTCTTGTTTAAAGGAGTGAACAATATAGTATCATCAATATCAATGCGGAATGTATATAGTTCGTGGTGGTTATACCTTTTGAATGGAGTACTAATGATATTCATATCGTTTATGTTTTTCTATACACCTTATATGAGTTCTTTTACAGTATTATTCTTAAGTGCATTAGCATTTATCTACTGGGGATTGAGTTTAATAACCTTCTCATTCGATTTAAAACCGATAAAAAATATTGAATCGGACTGA
- a CDS encoding outer membrane protein transport protein, with protein MKRVTIISILMLLPIAMFSQNAMDVYNISSSQIRGTARYVSMGGAFTSLGGDPSAIVQNPAGIGVYRSSEVSASMGGQWTANSSANAETAKKGAFTFDNLSLITTFFTGKSSGLVNFNLGVTYNRNQSYKRKYNAATLELNASFTNYLETVTNGIPSTDLVVTEAKDSYYDTTSPWLSILGYQSYLISPDYDGASTYYGLFTPGQSTGSSYTTILEDGRNDEYTINFGGNVSDRFYFGLALGIRDFSVTRSIYYTEDLYNTQGVYVDKNNQEQNIASANYQYYTYYNMRGIGFNGKFGIIARLTDNLRLGATIHTPTFFNIDQSMDASVDNKFITKQTREEIDEYQQTPAVATNTIKIRTPWSFQAGASYVAGKRAIISADYQYIGYNNVKMKESNGDDFPIENEFYKACFKAGHTVKAGLEFRATNALSLRAGYAIQLSPIKAELKDVNVEVPTAGMQTMYMLPGNGSYYSGGIGYKFKVCYLDFAYQHYTQKSDLFAYSPILSNGVELIPSSSEIKTKQNSITFTFGLKF; from the coding sequence ATGAAAAGAGTAACCATAATATCGATACTAATGTTATTGCCGATTGCAATGTTTTCGCAAAATGCAATGGATGTATATAATATATCTTCATCACAAATAAGAGGTACGGCACGTTACGTATCAATGGGAGGAGCATTTACCTCTCTTGGAGGCGATCCATCGGCAATAGTACAAAACCCTGCTGGAATAGGAGTATATCGTTCATCCGAAGTCTCTGCATCAATGGGAGGTCAATGGACAGCCAACTCATCTGCTAATGCCGAAACCGCAAAAAAAGGAGCATTTACCTTTGATAACCTATCATTGATAACAACCTTCTTTACAGGAAAGTCGAGTGGATTGGTAAACTTTAATTTAGGAGTAACCTATAATCGTAATCAATCTTACAAACGTAAGTATAATGCCGCAACACTCGAGTTAAACGCTTCGTTTACAAACTATCTTGAGACGGTAACAAATGGCATACCATCAACCGATTTAGTTGTAACAGAAGCCAAAGATTCGTATTACGACACCACATCACCTTGGTTGTCTATATTGGGTTACCAATCATATTTGATCTCTCCCGATTATGATGGAGCATCAACATATTATGGCTTATTCACACCGGGACAATCAACAGGCTCATCCTACACAACAATATTAGAGGATGGAAGAAACGATGAATATACCATTAACTTTGGAGGAAACGTTAGTGACAGATTCTATTTTGGACTTGCATTAGGTATTCGCGATTTCAGTGTAACGCGTAGTATCTATTACACCGAAGATTTATATAATACACAAGGAGTATATGTTGATAAAAATAATCAGGAACAGAACATAGCATCAGCTAACTATCAGTATTATACATACTATAATATGCGAGGAATAGGATTTAATGGTAAGTTTGGAATAATTGCCCGATTAACCGACAATTTACGATTAGGAGCAACCATACATACACCAACATTCTTTAATATTGACCAATCAATGGATGCCTCTGTTGATAATAAGTTTATAACAAAACAAACACGAGAGGAGATTGATGAATATCAACAAACACCGGCAGTAGCAACCAATACCATAAAGATACGAACACCTTGGAGTTTTCAAGCAGGTGCTTCGTATGTGGCAGGTAAAAGGGCTATAATCTCAGCAGATTACCAATATATAGGCTACAACAATGTAAAGATGAAAGAGAGCAATGGAGATGACTTCCCAATAGAAAACGAGTTTTATAAAGCATGTTTCAAAGCAGGTCATACCGTAAAGGCAGGATTAGAATTCAGAGCCACAAATGCCCTATCACTAAGAGCTGGATATGCAATACAACTCTCACCAATAAAAGCCGAGTTAAAGGATGTAAATGTAGAGGTGCCAACCGCAGGAATGCAAACCATGTATATGTTACCGGGAAACGGATCGTATTATAGTGGCGGAATAGGATATAAATTTAAAGTATGTTATCTCGATTTTGCATATCAACACTATACACAAAAATCCGATCTATTTGCATATTCACCAATACTATCAAATGGGGTAGAACTAATACCCTCAAGTTCTGAGATAAAGACAAAGCAAAACTCAATAACCTTTACCTTTGGCTTAAAGTTCTAA
- a CDS encoding DoxX family protein, with product MTEDKKKLFLMKFYDTEINIAILILRCFVGVMMLTHAIDKMENFSTIAENFPTPFGINSWVGLTFITIAELGCSIMIIVGIATRLACFIMILAMSTAAFFTFPVFILKQSELAMMYLAIYIVLFILGGGKYAIDRLIHRIYENSKTVKR from the coding sequence ATGACTGAAGATAAGAAAAAGTTATTCTTAATGAAGTTTTATGATACTGAAATTAATATTGCAATACTTATTTTGCGATGTTTTGTTGGTGTTATGATGCTTACTCATGCTATTGATAAAATGGAGAATTTTAGTACTATTGCAGAGAACTTTCCTACTCCGTTTGGTATTAATTCTTGGGTAGGTCTTACCTTTATTACTATTGCAGAGCTGGGGTGTTCTATAATGATTATTGTTGGTATTGCTACCCGCCTCGCCTGTTTTATTATGATACTGGCAATGAGCACCGCAGCTTTTTTTACATTCCCAGTTTTTATTTTGAAACAGAGTGAACTTGCTATGATGTATTTAGCTATTTACATTGTTTTATTTATTTTGGGTGGTGGTAAGTATGCAATTGACCGCCTTATTCATCGTATATACGAAAATAGTAAGACGGTCAAAAGATAG
- a CDS encoding MATE family efflux transporter: protein MLIPTLLGAISICAVTAIDGIFIGHGVGADGIAAVNIVVPIYQIMAGFGLMVGVGCSVATSIHLSQNNIKAAKLNVTQAILIASLIVALFALAVILFPNTTGKLLGASPTLLPQVSDYLVWIMPSFVFQMWSMIGLFTIRIDGSPKYAMWCNIIPATLNAILDWVFIFPLNMGVKGAAIATGISIIFGGIMALYYLMFRYKTIGITKLKWSVTCLKLSLRNFGYHCKIGSSTLLGEMTLAVLIYVGNIIFMHYLGDDGVGAFGIACYYMPFFFMVGNAIAQSAQPIISFNYGIEDWKKIRETRSLLLKYCIVSGVIVSTLFIFFPKELVVLFVDANSKAGEIAIEGFPLLASGILFFILNVAIIGYFQSIELIKRATWFVLLRGFIILIPCFILLPMLLGTTGMWIAMPVAEFITLIAIGATLRR from the coding sequence ATGCTGATACCTACTTTACTTGGTGCAATATCTATTTGTGCCGTTACTGCCATTGACGGAATTTTTATTGGTCATGGTGTTGGTGCCGATGGAATTGCTGCCGTAAACATTGTTGTGCCTATATATCAGATAATGGCTGGTTTTGGTTTGATGGTTGGTGTGGGATGTTCAGTTGCAACATCTATTCATCTATCTCAAAATAATATTAAAGCTGCAAAACTGAATGTAACTCAAGCTATATTGATTGCATCTTTAATAGTTGCGCTATTTGCATTAGCAGTAATATTATTTCCTAATACCACTGGCAAATTATTAGGTGCCTCTCCTACTCTACTTCCGCAAGTTAGTGATTATTTGGTATGGATTATGCCTAGTTTTGTATTTCAAATGTGGAGTATGATTGGGTTGTTTACTATCAGGATTGATGGCTCTCCCAAATACGCTATGTGGTGTAATATTATCCCTGCTACTCTTAATGCCATATTGGATTGGGTGTTTATATTCCCTTTGAATATGGGTGTTAAGGGTGCTGCCATTGCAACGGGTATAAGTATTATATTTGGTGGCATTATGGCTCTCTATTACCTTATGTTTAGATATAAAACTATTGGTATTACCAAACTTAAATGGAGTGTAACATGTTTAAAATTATCACTTCGTAATTTTGGGTATCATTGTAAGATTGGTTCTTCTACTCTTTTAGGCGAGATGACACTTGCGGTGCTTATTTATGTAGGTAATATAATATTTATGCACTACCTTGGTGATGATGGTGTGGGGGCATTTGGCATTGCTTGTTACTATATGCCTTTCTTCTTTATGGTTGGTAATGCTATTGCCCAATCGGCTCAACCTATTATTAGTTTTAATTATGGTATTGAGGATTGGAAAAAGATTAGAGAAACAAGATCTCTCCTTCTGAAATATTGTATCGTTAGTGGAGTTATAGTTTCTACACTATTTATATTCTTCCCTAAGGAGTTAGTTGTTCTCTTTGTTGATGCTAATAGTAAGGCTGGGGAGATTGCAATAGAGGGATTCCCTCTTCTTGCATCTGGTATTTTATTCTTTATTCTAAATGTTGCTATTATTGGTTATTTCCAAAGTATTGAACTTATAAAGAGAGCAACATGGTTTGTCCTTCTAAGAGGTTTTATAATTCTTATTCCTTGCTTTATTCTTCTACCAATGCTTTTAGGTACTACTGGTATGTGGATTGCTATGCCTGTTGCCGAGTTTATTACACTAATTGCAATTGGTGCAACATTAAGAAGATAA